The Verrucomicrobiia bacterium genome contains a region encoding:
- a CDS encoding DUF362 domain-containing protein, translated as MTRVILILLSICQSFCRGADGLSFADPGVFGGVKPGQSRVVVVRDPNATQAFAPAGSVVTEMVRRGVTTLTGEASASAAWRSLIAPDDIVGIKVHAPPGPFSGSRPAVAEAVIRGLIEAGHPASRIVLWDRRLEDLRRAGFETLATALGVQIAGAVDAGFDPDVFYANPLLGRPVFGDLEFERTRPGTPRESGPVAGRHSHLSRLVTRRLTRHINIAPLLNHNTAGVSGILYTVASAATDNFVRFEAHASLLASAVPEIYGQPQLADRVALNIVDALVGQYEGRHRSLLHRAGALNQLRFSTDPVALDVLSIEELNRLRVAAGDPPGPSRFELYSNARLLELGTDDPHEIDLVIAP; from the coding sequence ATGACGCGAGTCATACTCATCCTTCTCTCGATTTGTCAGTCGTTTTGTCGGGGTGCTGACGGTCTGTCGTTCGCCGATCCCGGAGTGTTCGGCGGCGTGAAGCCCGGGCAATCCCGCGTCGTGGTGGTCCGGGACCCCAACGCCACCCAAGCCTTCGCTCCCGCGGGATCGGTGGTGACAGAGATGGTAAGACGCGGGGTGACCACCCTCACCGGCGAAGCTTCCGCCTCCGCCGCCTGGCGTTCCCTCATCGCCCCGGACGACATCGTCGGCATCAAGGTCCACGCTCCGCCCGGACCCTTCAGCGGGTCGCGTCCAGCAGTCGCCGAAGCGGTCATCCGGGGCCTCATCGAGGCCGGTCATCCCGCCTCCCGGATCGTCCTGTGGGACCGCCGTCTCGAAGACCTGCGCCGGGCCGGCTTCGAGACGCTGGCGACCGCCCTCGGCGTTCAGATTGCCGGGGCCGTCGATGCCGGCTTCGACCCGGACGTCTTCTACGCCAACCCGCTCCTCGGCCGGCCCGTTTTCGGGGATCTCGAATTCGAACGGACGCGGCCCGGAACGCCACGGGAGTCCGGCCCGGTCGCCGGACGTCATTCCCACCTTTCGCGCCTGGTCACCCGGCGCCTCACCCGGCACATCAACATCGCCCCCCTTCTCAATCACAACACCGCCGGCGTCAGTGGCATCCTCTATACCGTCGCCAGTGCCGCCACCGACAATTTCGTCCGTTTCGAGGCTCATGCTTCGCTCCTTGCCTCCGCGGTCCCGGAGATCTACGGGCAACCCCAGCTCGCCGACCGCGTCGCCCTCAATATCGTCGATGCCCTGGTCGGTCAGTATGAGGGGCGTCACCGCAGCCTCCTCCACCGGGCCGGCGCCCTCAACCAGCTCCGGTTCAGCACCGATCCCGTCGCGCTCGACGTGCTCTCCATCGAGGAACTCAACCGGCTGCGGGTCGCCGCCGGGGACC